The DNA segment TGCTGATTTTGTCAAAGCAATTGTAGGGAAATGGAGAGATTATTTAGGCAGTGGATCATGGATGGACCGGTGAACAGGAAATGACTGGAGGCAGCCAGTGTACTGGTCTAACTTTCCTACAATGAACATGTAGCGACATTTGTATAATAAAATTCAGAAACAACTGAAATATGTttggctaaaaaagaaaattaagaaaaaggagCGTAGCTAAAAGGGTTGTGCAGATCTGAAGCTCATCTGTTCTTTATATCCTGAGGGCTTAGaaacagaagagagaagaaaggagagtgcAGAGGGAAGAGGAGATCATTGCTGTGAGGAAGGAGATagcactttattttctttaaactctGACATGAGTGTACCTGTAAAGCAACTAGGTGATCACGTCTGAATCAGATCTTTGTTGATAAAAGCCCTTAAACTTAAATGAATTTCCCAGTTGAAAGTGTAGGGCTGATACTAAAGAGAGGCTAACATGGCCTTAATCATTTATGACAAGCCAGGGCCAACCTGAGAGCTAGTCCATTACTCTTTGATAGAGGACCAAACTGAGCTCTAAGGGACCTGCCTGTAACGAGGAGGGAGGAGCCAGGTGGTTCAGAGAAGGTCCTTGGAATCAGTGTCCTCCCCTCTTGTCCGGGCTCTACCTTTGATAATACGTATGTGAAGCAGTATTGAATGAGTCTATAAATCAAACCTCCTGCTCCCAGAATAagatagattctgaaaaagaaaattattacaaTCAACAGAATAATGTCttaaaatgagattatttttatttatgtctttcttCAAAAGACATAacaattttttccccaaaattaaaGACCTAGAAAACAATTATCTTAGACCTATgtgttaaagaaaagaaaaaaaattgcagtGTAACAGAATGTTTGGTAATGGACTAAATGCAAAACATCtgttataattagaaaaaaaatcacctcatTTTAATAATTGCTTGGAATGAAGCTCCCAGTAGGGAATTGAGATACCAAAGTTATTCTTATAAAACAGAGCATAACACCATGTGTTGTGCCAACATCAAGTATAGCTTCCcagatttcatttttaagtttttgaggtgTATTTTTCTATCTTTCCCTCAAATATAATGTATCTAAAGACAATTCCAACATGTCTTTTTTATGAGAAATGACTAAAATATTTCCATAGAGACAAAATACAttggcctttatttctttgtattcaattaaaaataaaaaagattttctagagaaaaatgttttaaaatctcttcttggtatacttgaaatcaaaacTGATTTCAGTTGCCTGCTGGTAGTTCAGGTCTAGATATCAGTACATTGTAACATCTTTGCAACTGTGGATTCAGAGTGAAAATTGCCCTGAATTTTTGCTATGGGTTCTTGAGATTAAAGAGTTTCCTGTGCTGAGCTGCCTAGGTGAGAGGGGCTGTGGTGGCTGGAGGGGTTAAAGCTGGAGCCACTGGTGCATATATTTTAGGGAGGATTCATAAAAACACGACAGTGGAGTCTGGGTCAATCCATTACTGTGAATGAGCAGTGGCCAATAGAAGGGGAACAGAAAGATCCAAGAAGGCTGAGGTAAGCGGTCTTCGGAAGCCCCGTCAAAGCGGAAACAATAGATCAAAAGGTGCTCACGGTGATCGGTCAGAGGAGGTTTCATTTGTTCTCATAGGAGGCTGGACagcataaaataaaagcaaattgttaagtcaattttttttttttctcaactgATTTTAGCAAACGTCAGACCCAGACACAGGACTCAACGGTATATTCCTGGACAGCGAGGTAAACTAttttgcactttttaaaactCGTAACATTAAGAATTATAAGTTCTGATTCATCGGAGGCAAGGCTACAGCTTCAATAACGAAAATAAATCCTATTCTGAGAAAAAGAATGTTTTAATGTGTCTCTGTTGGACTATGACCAGAGCAGAGTTCTGCAGCTGTAAGAAATTTTGACAGCTTGCGGAACCAGCTCTTCCCTCATCATTTCCCTCAGTTTCGTGAGAATGAAAGATCAGCATTTCATAATTGAcacttcttttatcttttttaggAATAAGTAAAATGTATTCTGTCCTATTATCCAGCAGTTGAACTAAATGTACATTGGTCAGAATGTTACTGTTTTATTGGTCAGAatgttatgttttatatatatacatatatatatatatttgtttttcctgTTAGACTAGTTCATTGTACCCATACCCTTGTtgacattcagtgaggaagaTATATGTCTCTTAGATGTATCATATATCACTGCTAACCATTTCTTTAACAGCCATCCTGAAAATATGGAGTTCTACCTATATCATAAacatgtctttgttttgtttcttatcaATCATCGTAATGCCATAGTTGAATATATTACTTACTTAATTgtgatatatagaaagaaaattcATAATCCAAACTTCTTGACTGACCAACTTCATTTTAATACTTATAAAGCTAGAAGTCTTTCCCCACACCCCAAAGTAAAACTTACCTGAGATGTTGAGCAATAGAACAAGAGTTTAACTACACTCTTTTCTTCATGTCTTAAAACCTTTCTTCACAACAAACTGGCAAAATGTtctttgatctctctctctctttctttgtttcaagGGCCAGAGAGCCTGGGAAATTTTATCCAGATGTCCTGCTCGTTTAGGAGTAGAAGTAAAAACATATGCTTTATTTCTTAGAAACAACACAGACTCCTAACTTGAGTAAAAGATCACTTTTTTGGTACTCTCGCATTTAACTATGGGTTTCAGTTAAATTTCTTGCAGTAAATAGCTTGAAATGGAAAAGCACTCAGAGCTCCTAAAATGTGCTTTCCATTCCTCAGTTTCAGTGTGATTgggttaaaactagaaagctacAAATTGGTGAGTCAGTTTCAGTGTTTGCAAAATGCTTTGCATAGAGTGCCTACTAAATAAATGTGTATTCATTGATATCTATATATAAAACGTTGTCATGTGTTTACCTTTACCCCAAAGAAGTGATCATTTTGGTGCATACAGTTATCTAAAGGTCAAGAACTTCAAACATCTAATAGTAGTACCCTTTATCCTAGGTACTATAATGGCAACTGCAATCTGTTTCATCATTGGCATTTTATTCATAGCAGACACTGTATGGACTCGAAGTGTGAGACAGGTCTATGAGCTAAATGAGCTAGAGGATTGGACTGTGCATGACTTTGATTGTCCCAGGGAATGTTTCTGTCCCCCTAGTTTCCCTACTGCTTTATACTGTGAAAACCGAGGGCTCAAAGAAATCCCTGCAATTCCTTCAAGGATCTGGTATCTTTATCTTGAAAACAACCTGATAGAAACAATTCCTGAGAAGCCATTCGAGAATGCCACCCAGCTGAGATGGATAaatctaaacaaaaataaaataaccaactATGGAATTGAAAAAGGTGCCCTGAGCCAACTCAAGAAGTTGCTTTTCTTATTTCTGGAAGATAACGAACTAGACGAGGTACCTTCTCCATTGCCAAGAAGTTTAGAACAATTACAATTAGCTAGAAACAAAGTATCCAGAATTCCTCAAGGGACCTTCAGCAATCTGGAGAACCTGACCCTTCTTGACCTGCAGCACAATAAACTTCTAGACAATGCCTTTCAAAGAGACACCTTTAAGGGACTCAAGAACCTAATGCAGCTAAATATGGCCAAGAATGCCCTGAGAAATATGCCACCGAGATTACCAGCCAATACAATGCAACTATTTTTAGATAACAATTCCATTGAAGGAAtaccagaaaattattttaatgtgatTCCTAAAGTGGCCTTCCTGAGACTAAACCACAACAAATTATCAGATGCAGGTCTCCCACCAAATGGGTTTGATGTATCATCAATTCTAGATCTTCAGCTCTCTCACAATCAACTCACAAAGGTCCCCCGAATCAGCTCTCATCTGCAGCACCTTCACCTTGAtcataacagaattaaaagtaaGTAATCATCAGGCAAAGTCTTTGATTAAAATGCTCATGGGTCATTCAATTTATTCtatatcttctttaaaaataGCAATTATGTTGTTCTTATTTTTGCCCCCCACTCAGATATTCTTAGatcatttttagtgtattttaaattttcagtatTAAGTTTAAGTTTTATCTATTCACACACAGTCTTAATCAAGAAGTTTGAGTCTTCAAATTGTAGATTGAAAGTGGACTTTAGTAATCTATAGAGGAGCTCTTATCTATTGGAGAAACTCAGTGACTCGACCTTCTTTTATTCCAAGGAGATTCCAATATTCTTCCCTCCCTGGGTAGACTTATTTAGGTAAGTGTACCAGACAAAAACAACCTCATGAATAGTAAGAGAATGACTATGATTTAGGAGATATCAGAAAGGCAGCTCCATCCTAAAAACTACAGGATGACTGATGCCTGAAACCACCCTCATCAGTCTCTGCTTTAGATCAATGGGTTTCTCAAACTAGAGGGTGACAATTCATGGCTCCACCCCAGAATTCCTGACTGAGTCATTCTGGATGGGACCTGAGActttcatttctaacaagttcc comes from the Manis pentadactyla isolate mManPen7 chromosome 10, mManPen7.hap1, whole genome shotgun sequence genome and includes:
- the KERA gene encoding keratocan, which encodes MATAICFIIGILFIADTVWTRSVRQVYELNELEDWTVHDFDCPRECFCPPSFPTALYCENRGLKEIPAIPSRIWYLYLENNLIETIPEKPFENATQLRWINLNKNKITNYGIEKGALSQLKKLLFLFLEDNELDEVPSPLPRSLEQLQLARNKVSRIPQGTFSNLENLTLLDLQHNKLLDNAFQRDTFKGLKNLMQLNMAKNALRNMPPRLPANTMQLFLDNNSIEGIPENYFNVIPKVAFLRLNHNKLSDAGLPPNGFDVSSILDLQLSHNQLTKVPRISSHLQHLHLDHNRIKNVNVSVICPTHTMLPAEQDSFSYGPHLRYLRLDGNEIKPPIPMDLMTCFRLLQAVII